In a single window of the Terriglobus roseus genome:
- a CDS encoding PA2169 family four-helix-bundle protein yields the protein MAELLKDTESVLKDVITSLIDSQEGFKDIGEKLKDETLKRYFLAESLKRASFKGELEDVLIKEGVHDAYKETGSVAGALHRTWGDLKAKLGGDDHTLLETAEQGEDVAKKAYADALKHNLPLPVHQLLSTQAAHVQTSHDYVKAARDSRK from the coding sequence ATGGCAGAGCTGCTGAAGGATACCGAGAGTGTTTTGAAGGACGTGATCACGTCCCTGATCGATAGCCAGGAAGGCTTCAAGGACATCGGCGAAAAGCTGAAGGACGAAACCCTGAAGCGCTACTTCCTCGCAGAGAGCCTCAAGCGCGCCAGCTTCAAGGGCGAACTCGAGGACGTTTTGATCAAGGAAGGCGTTCACGACGCGTACAAAGAGACGGGCTCGGTTGCCGGCGCTCTGCATCGCACGTGGGGCGACTTGAAGGCCAAGCTGGGCGGCGATGACCACACGCTGCTGGAGACGGCAGAACAGGGCGAGGATGTCGCCAAGAAGGCCTATGCAGATGCACTGAAGCACAACCTGCCGCTGCCGGTTCACCAGTTGCTGAGCACCCAGGCCGCACACGTGCAG